A single Clavibacter nebraskensis NCPPB 2581 DNA region contains:
- a CDS encoding L-ribulose-5-phosphate 4-epimerase: protein MSTYAPEIEVAVARVRSEVSRLHGELVRYGLVVWTGGNVSGRVPGAELFVIKPSGVAYDDLSPENMILCDLDGNVIPDTPGSRNAPSSDTAAHAYVYRNMPEVGGVVHTHSTYAVAWAARREPIPCVITAMADEFGGEIPVGPFAIIGDDSIGRGIVETLTGHRSRAVLMAGHGPFTIGKDAKDAVKAAVMVEDVARTVHISRQLGEPAPLPAEAVDSLFDRYQNVYGQAPQGALK, encoded by the coding sequence GTGAGCACCTACGCACCCGAGATCGAGGTCGCGGTCGCCCGCGTCCGCTCCGAGGTCTCCCGCCTGCACGGCGAGCTCGTGCGCTACGGCCTCGTGGTCTGGACCGGCGGCAACGTCTCCGGCCGCGTGCCCGGTGCCGAACTGTTCGTCATCAAGCCCTCGGGCGTCGCCTACGACGACCTGAGCCCCGAGAACATGATCCTCTGCGACCTCGACGGCAACGTGATCCCGGACACCCCCGGCTCCCGCAACGCCCCGTCGAGCGACACGGCGGCGCACGCGTACGTCTACCGCAACATGCCCGAGGTGGGCGGCGTGGTCCACACGCACTCCACCTACGCGGTGGCGTGGGCGGCGCGGCGCGAGCCCATCCCGTGCGTCATCACGGCGATGGCGGACGAGTTCGGCGGCGAGATCCCGGTCGGCCCGTTCGCGATCATCGGCGACGACTCGATCGGCCGCGGCATCGTCGAGACGCTCACCGGGCATCGCTCGCGCGCCGTCCTGATGGCGGGCCACGGGCCCTTCACCATCGGCAAGGACGCGAAGGACGCCGTGAAGGCGGCCGTGATGGTCGAGGATGTGGCGCGCACCGTGCACATCTCCCGCCAGCTCGGCGAGCCCGCCCCGCTCCCTGCCGAGGCCGTCGACTCCCTGTTCGACCGCTACCAGAACGTCTACGGACAAGCACCCCAAGGAGCCCTGAAGTGA
- a CDS encoding RNase H family protein: MTITAAADGSALGNPGPAGWAWYVDDEHWAAGGWAHATNNQGELKAVLELFRATAHLDDDLLVLCDSQYVINSVTKWMPGWKRKGWRKGDGKPVLNVELLKEIDAEIQGRRYRFEWVKGHANHPLNEAADVRARAVATAFQGRSAIPAGPGWAGHGADEATGSPVDATETAAVEADAELAADPVTAAAEELEAEAPAQPGLFDFDAFDEEIAPEPGDTTLTIALDRDTMARLSAHARERGVSVDEAVRGLLP, from the coding sequence GTGACGATCACCGCCGCGGCAGACGGATCCGCGCTCGGCAACCCCGGACCCGCCGGCTGGGCCTGGTACGTCGACGACGAGCACTGGGCGGCGGGCGGCTGGGCGCACGCGACCAACAACCAGGGCGAGCTGAAGGCCGTGCTCGAGCTGTTCCGGGCCACCGCGCACCTCGACGACGACCTGCTCGTGCTGTGCGACAGCCAGTACGTCATCAACTCGGTGACCAAGTGGATGCCCGGCTGGAAGCGCAAGGGCTGGCGGAAGGGCGACGGCAAGCCGGTGCTCAACGTCGAGCTGCTCAAGGAGATCGACGCCGAGATCCAGGGCCGCCGCTACCGCTTCGAGTGGGTCAAGGGGCACGCGAACCACCCGCTCAACGAGGCCGCGGACGTGCGGGCGCGCGCGGTCGCCACCGCGTTCCAGGGACGCAGCGCGATCCCCGCCGGCCCCGGCTGGGCGGGCCATGGCGCCGACGAGGCCACCGGCTCCCCCGTCGACGCGACGGAGACGGCCGCCGTCGAGGCCGACGCGGAGCTGGCGGCGGATCCCGTGACCGCCGCGGCCGAGGAGCTGGAGGCCGAGGCGCCCGCGCAGCCGGGCCTGTTCGACTTCGACGCGTTCGACGAGGAGATCGCGCCCGAGCCCGGCGACACGACCCTCACCATCGCGCTCGACCGGGACACGATGGCGCGGCTCAGCGCCCACGCGCGCGAGCGCGGCGTGAGCGTCGACGAGGCCGTGCGCGGGCTGCTGCCCTGA
- a CDS encoding cystathionine gamma-synthase, whose amino-acid sequence MSDKHDFDTRAIHAGQDPDPTTGAVIPPLYLTSTFVQDGIGGLRGGYEYARSANPTRTGLQELLASLEKGTHAFSFASGLAAEDTLLRAITRPGDRIVLSDDVYGGTYRLLTRVLGDWGIVVETVDMSDLAAVERVLGSGPAKVLWVETPSNPLMKISDIRALADLGHAAGATVVVDNTFASPYLQQPLTLGADVVVHSTTKYLGGHSDVLGGAVILDDDALAEKVGFLQFAIGAVSGPMDAWLTTRGIKTLAVRMERHSANAEEIAAFLQQHPDVTAVHYPGLPEHPGHDIATAQMTGFGGMISFQVRGGAKAARRVVEGTRVFQLAESLGGVESLISYPSEMTHASVKGTPLEVPDDLVRLSVGIEAVEDLVVDLERALGKALKQGKH is encoded by the coding sequence GTGAGCGACAAGCACGACTTCGACACCCGCGCCATCCACGCCGGCCAGGACCCCGACCCCACCACGGGCGCGGTCATCCCGCCCCTGTACCTCACGAGCACCTTCGTGCAGGACGGCATCGGCGGGCTCCGCGGCGGCTACGAGTACGCGCGGAGCGCCAACCCCACGCGCACCGGCCTGCAGGAGCTGCTCGCGTCGCTCGAGAAGGGGACGCACGCGTTCTCGTTCGCCTCGGGGCTCGCCGCCGAGGACACGCTGCTGCGCGCGATCACCCGCCCCGGCGACCGCATCGTGCTGAGCGACGACGTGTACGGCGGCACCTACCGCCTCCTCACGCGCGTGCTCGGTGACTGGGGGATCGTCGTCGAGACCGTCGACATGAGCGACCTCGCCGCGGTCGAGCGGGTCCTCGGATCCGGCCCCGCGAAGGTCCTCTGGGTCGAGACGCCGAGCAACCCGCTGATGAAGATCAGCGACATCCGCGCGCTCGCCGACCTCGGCCACGCGGCCGGCGCCACGGTCGTCGTCGACAACACGTTCGCCTCGCCGTACCTCCAGCAGCCGCTGACGCTCGGCGCCGACGTGGTCGTGCACTCGACCACCAAGTACCTGGGCGGCCACTCCGACGTGCTCGGGGGCGCCGTGATCCTCGACGACGACGCGCTGGCCGAGAAGGTCGGCTTCCTCCAGTTCGCGATCGGCGCGGTCTCCGGCCCCATGGACGCCTGGCTCACCACGCGCGGGATCAAGACCCTCGCCGTCCGCATGGAGCGCCACTCCGCGAACGCCGAGGAGATCGCCGCGTTCCTGCAGCAGCACCCCGACGTCACGGCCGTGCACTACCCGGGCCTCCCGGAGCACCCGGGCCACGACATCGCCACGGCCCAGATGACGGGCTTCGGCGGCATGATCTCGTTCCAGGTCCGCGGGGGAGCGAAGGCCGCGCGCCGCGTGGTCGAGGGCACGCGCGTCTTCCAGCTGGCGGAGTCGCTCGGCGGCGTGGAGTCGCTCATCAGCTACCCGTCCGAGATGACGCACGCGTCCGTCAAGGGCACGCCGCTCGAGGTGCCGGATGACCTGGTGCGCCTCTCGGTGGGCATCGAGGCCGTCGAGGACCTGGTGGTCGACCTCGAGCGCGCGCTCGGCAAGGCGCTCAAGCAGGGCAAGCACTAG
- the araB gene encoding ribulokinase, producing the protein MPSAPVSTAAEALSGSEAESYVIGVDYGTLSGRAVVVRVSDGVELGSGVLDYPHAVMDDTLAATGAQLPPEWALQVPSDYVDVLKQAVPAAIREAGIDPARVIGIGTDFTACTMVPTLADGTPLNEVEGYADRPHAYVKLWKHHAAQSHADRINALAEERGEKWLARYGGLISSEWEFAKGLQLLEEDPELYGLMEHWVEAADWIVWQLTGSYVRNACTAGYKGILQDGEYPTREFLGALNPDFASFAEDKVAHEIGQLGSAAGTLSAEAASWTGLPEGIAVAVGNVDAHVTAPVARAVEPGQMVAIMGTSTCHVMNSDVLTEVPGMCGVVDGGIVAGLYGYEAGQSGVGDIFAWYVKNQVPARYAEEAQAAGKSVHQHLTDLAADQPVGGHGLVALDWHSGNRSVLVDHELSGLVIGTTLTTRTEEVYRALLEATAFGTRKIVETFAASGVPVTEFIVAGGLLKNAFLMQAYSDILRLPISVITSEQGPALGSAIHAAVAAGAYPDVRVAGDAMGKVERAKYQPSEERALAYDRLYEEYSTLHDHFGRGANDVMKRLKSLKREARA; encoded by the coding sequence GTGCCCAGCGCCCCCGTGAGCACCGCCGCCGAGGCCCTGTCCGGCTCGGAGGCCGAGAGCTACGTCATCGGGGTCGACTACGGCACCCTCTCCGGCCGTGCGGTCGTGGTGCGCGTCTCGGACGGCGTCGAGCTCGGCTCCGGCGTCCTCGACTACCCGCACGCGGTCATGGACGACACGCTCGCCGCGACCGGCGCGCAGCTGCCGCCCGAGTGGGCCCTGCAGGTCCCGAGCGACTACGTCGACGTGCTCAAGCAGGCCGTCCCGGCCGCCATCCGCGAGGCCGGCATCGACCCGGCGCGGGTCATCGGCATCGGCACCGACTTCACCGCCTGCACCATGGTCCCCACCCTCGCCGACGGCACGCCGCTCAACGAGGTCGAGGGATACGCCGACCGCCCGCACGCCTACGTCAAGCTCTGGAAGCACCACGCCGCGCAGTCGCACGCCGACCGCATCAACGCGCTGGCCGAGGAGCGCGGCGAGAAGTGGCTGGCCCGCTACGGCGGCCTCATCTCCAGCGAGTGGGAGTTCGCCAAGGGCCTCCAGCTGCTCGAGGAGGACCCGGAGCTGTACGGCCTCATGGAGCACTGGGTCGAGGCGGCCGACTGGATCGTCTGGCAGCTCACCGGCAGCTACGTCCGCAATGCCTGCACCGCCGGCTACAAGGGCATCCTCCAGGACGGCGAGTACCCGACCCGGGAGTTCCTCGGCGCCCTGAACCCCGACTTCGCGTCGTTCGCGGAGGACAAGGTCGCGCACGAGATCGGCCAGCTCGGATCCGCCGCTGGCACGCTCTCCGCCGAGGCCGCCTCCTGGACGGGCCTGCCCGAGGGCATCGCGGTCGCGGTCGGCAACGTCGACGCGCACGTCACCGCCCCCGTCGCCCGCGCCGTCGAGCCCGGCCAGATGGTCGCGATCATGGGCACGAGCACCTGCCACGTCATGAACAGCGACGTGCTCACCGAGGTCCCCGGCATGTGCGGCGTCGTCGACGGCGGCATCGTCGCGGGGCTCTACGGCTACGAGGCCGGCCAGTCCGGCGTCGGCGACATCTTCGCCTGGTACGTCAAGAACCAGGTGCCCGCCCGCTACGCCGAGGAGGCCCAGGCCGCCGGCAAGAGCGTCCACCAGCACCTCACGGACCTCGCGGCCGATCAGCCCGTCGGCGGCCACGGCCTCGTCGCGCTCGACTGGCACTCCGGCAACCGCTCGGTGCTCGTCGACCACGAGCTGTCGGGCCTCGTCATCGGCACCACGCTCACCACGCGCACCGAGGAGGTCTACCGGGCGCTGCTCGAGGCGACCGCGTTCGGCACGCGCAAGATCGTCGAGACGTTCGCCGCGTCGGGCGTCCCCGTCACCGAGTTCATCGTCGCGGGCGGCCTGCTGAAGAACGCGTTCCTCATGCAGGCGTACAGCGACATCCTCCGCCTCCCCATCTCGGTCATCACGAGCGAGCAGGGCCCGGCGCTCGGATCCGCCATCCACGCCGCCGTCGCCGCGGGCGCCTACCCCGACGTGCGCGTCGCGGGCGACGCCATGGGCAAGGTCGAGCGCGCCAAGTACCAGCCCAGCGAGGAGCGCGCGCTCGCCTACGACCGCCTGTACGAGGAGTACTCGACGCTGCACGACCACTTCGGCCGCGGCGCCAACGACGTCATGAAGCGGCTCAAGTCGCTGAAGAGGGAGGCCCGCGCGTGA
- a CDS encoding LacI family DNA-binding transcriptional regulator gives MMTTETPRGRAPSIRDVARLAGVSHQTVSRVLNDSPSLRAETRQRVLDVMEQIQYRPNRAARALVTSRSRTIGVLTAQSSQYGPASSIAAIESAAREAGYLVTTTNLPSSDEAAIQVALGHLVDQAVEGLVVVAPQVRVREVIASMSLDVPYVTMQSDGRGDAHDLSVDQIAGARLATRHLLDLGHRDIYHLAGPQDWIEAEARMRGFLDAMSAADAPTTAPILGDWTAEFGFYAGREMLRLRDFTAIFSSNDQMALGLIHAVRDAGLDVPRDVSIVGFDDIPEAAHFWPPLTTVRQDFAEVGRRCVALLLDGMDGTGDRYRGTITPELVVRASTGLPSS, from the coding sequence ATGATGACGACGGAGACGCCGCGCGGCAGGGCGCCCAGCATCCGCGACGTCGCGCGCCTCGCCGGGGTCTCGCACCAGACGGTCTCGCGCGTGCTCAACGACTCGCCCTCGCTCCGCGCCGAGACGCGGCAGCGCGTGCTCGACGTGATGGAGCAGATCCAGTACCGCCCGAACCGCGCGGCCCGCGCCCTCGTCACCAGCCGCTCCCGCACCATCGGCGTGCTCACCGCCCAGAGCTCCCAGTACGGTCCCGCGTCCTCCATCGCGGCGATCGAGTCGGCCGCCCGCGAGGCCGGCTACCTGGTCACGACCACGAACCTGCCCTCGTCCGACGAGGCCGCGATCCAGGTCGCGCTCGGCCACCTCGTCGACCAGGCCGTGGAGGGCCTCGTGGTCGTGGCGCCGCAGGTGCGCGTGCGCGAGGTCATCGCGAGCATGTCGCTCGACGTCCCCTACGTGACCATGCAGAGCGACGGGCGCGGGGACGCGCACGACCTCTCGGTCGACCAGATCGCGGGCGCGCGGCTCGCCACGCGGCACCTGCTCGACCTCGGCCACCGCGACATCTACCACCTCGCCGGTCCCCAGGACTGGATCGAGGCCGAGGCCCGGATGCGCGGCTTCCTCGACGCCATGTCGGCCGCCGACGCCCCCACCACCGCGCCCATCCTCGGCGACTGGACGGCGGAGTTCGGCTTCTACGCGGGCCGCGAGATGCTGCGCCTCCGCGACTTCACGGCGATCTTCTCCAGCAACGACCAGATGGCCCTCGGCCTCATCCACGCCGTGCGCGACGCCGGCCTCGACGTCCCCCGTGACGTCAGCATCGTCGGCTTCGACGACATCCCCGAGGCCGCGCACTTCTGGCCCCCGCTCACCACCGTGCGGCAGGACTTCGCCGAGGTCGGCCGCCGCTGCGTCGCCCTGCTGCTCGATGGCATGGACGGCACGGGGGACCGGTACCGCGGCACGATCACGCCCGAGCTGGTCGTGCGCGCGTCCACCGGACTGCCCTCGTCCTGA